The following proteins are co-located in the Sphingobacteriaceae bacterium genome:
- a CDS encoding KUP/HAK/KT family potassium transporter has translation MGNHGLDHHKKITLGGLLVTLGIIYGDIGTSPLYVMKAIVGEKTIDSHIILGAMSLVFWTLTLQTTVKYVLFTLQADNKGEGGIFALYALIKKAKRKWLIFPAIIGGCCILGEGIITPPISVASAVEGLRMLPAFSSIKTIPIVITIISLLFFIQQFGTKFIGKFFGPVMLIYFSMIGIFGLVSLSGNFTVLKALNPYYGIELLIQYPGAFWLLGAVFLCTTGAEALYSDMGHCGKKNIRISWIFVKFMLVLNYMGQTAWLVSHDGEKLNGTIPFYALMPDWFLPAGVIIATIAAVVASQALISGSFTLINEAMRLNFWPKVKIKYPTDLKGQMYIPSTNWLLYAGCVFIVLYFKESSNMEAAYGLTIILGMLMSSRLLAFFLLLKKMPKMLLFCFVSLYAVIEVSFLIANLDKFGKGGYITLMIAMFLAAIMACWYIAKSIRARYTDFVELDKYRQMLIDLSHDPSIQKYATHLVYLTSANDPNKIETKVIYSILQKRPKKADLYWFVHVDVVDEPYLTEYKVNKIAKEDIIRVDFKLGFRIAPRVNLMFRKVVQDMVRNKEVDITSRYESLNRNNVIGDFKFIVLEKFFSFENDDMPFFEKVILKTYFLMKKLSLSETKAFGLDSSSVKVEKFPMVFTPPKELELKRVD, from the coding sequence ATGGGAAACCATGGCTTAGATCATCACAAAAAAATTACACTGGGAGGATTGTTAGTTACTCTTGGTATTATATACGGAGATATTGGAACTTCTCCGCTTTATGTGATGAAAGCAATTGTGGGTGAAAAAACTATCGACTCACATATAATTCTGGGTGCCATGAGTTTGGTTTTTTGGACTCTCACTTTACAAACCACAGTTAAGTATGTACTTTTTACCTTGCAAGCAGACAATAAAGGTGAAGGTGGAATTTTTGCTTTGTACGCTTTAATTAAAAAAGCCAAAAGAAAATGGCTTATTTTTCCGGCTATCATTGGTGGCTGTTGTATTTTAGGTGAAGGAATCATTACTCCACCAATTTCTGTTGCATCAGCAGTGGAAGGATTAAGAATGTTACCTGCTTTTAGCAGCATCAAAACAATTCCAATTGTTATTACTATTATTTCATTGCTATTTTTTATTCAGCAATTTGGAACAAAATTCATTGGTAAATTTTTCGGGCCCGTAATGCTCATTTATTTTTCCATGATAGGAATTTTCGGATTGGTAAGTTTAAGCGGAAATTTTACCGTGCTAAAAGCATTAAATCCTTATTACGGAATTGAATTACTTATTCAATATCCCGGGGCATTTTGGTTACTCGGTGCAGTTTTCTTATGTACAACCGGAGCCGAAGCACTTTATTCCGATATGGGTCATTGTGGCAAAAAAAATATTCGAATCAGTTGGATTTTTGTAAAATTTATGCTGGTATTAAATTACATGGGCCAAACTGCTTGGTTAGTTTCACATGATGGAGAAAAATTAAACGGAACTATACCTTTTTACGCATTAATGCCCGATTGGTTTTTACCGGCTGGCGTAATTATTGCAACCATTGCCGCTGTAGTAGCGAGTCAGGCGCTCATCAGTGGTTCATTCACTTTAATCAATGAGGCCATGCGTTTAAATTTTTGGCCTAAGGTGAAAATTAAATATCCAACAGATTTAAAAGGTCAGATGTACATCCCATCCACCAACTGGCTTCTTTATGCCGGTTGTGTTTTCATTGTATTATATTTCAAAGAATCTTCAAATATGGAAGCAGCATATGGGCTAACCATCATTTTGGGTATGCTCATGTCTTCTCGTTTATTGGCCTTCTTTTTGCTATTGAAAAAAATGCCTAAAATGCTTTTGTTTTGTTTTGTTTCATTATACGCTGTGATAGAAGTTTCGTTTTTAATTGCCAACCTCGATAAATTTGGAAAAGGCGGATATATTACTTTAATGATTGCTATGTTTCTGGCAGCAATTATGGCTTGCTGGTATATAGCCAAATCCATCCGTGCTCGTTATACCGATTTTGTAGAACTGGATAAATACAGACAAATGCTTATTGATCTTAGTCACGATCCAAGTATTCAAAAATATGCAACGCATTTGGTTTATTTAACCAGTGCAAATGACCCAAATAAAATTGAAACAAAAGTTATTTATTCCATTTTACAAAAACGACCTAAAAAAGCAGATTTGTACTGGTTTGTTCATGTGGATGTTGTAGATGAACCTTACTTAACCGAATATAAAGTAAATAAAATAGCCAAAGAAGATATAATTCGTGTAGATTTTAAATTAGGTTTTCGTATTGCTCCACGTGTTAATTTAATGTTCAGAAAAGTAGTGCAAGACATGGTTCGTAACAAAGAAGTGGATATTACCAGTAGATACGAATCGCTTAACAGAAATAATGTGATTGGCGACTTTAAATTTATTGTGCTTGAGAAATTCTTTAGTTTCGAAAATGACGATATGCCATTCTTTGAAAAAGTAATTCTTAAGACTTACTTCTTAATGAAAAAATTAAGCTTAAGTGAAACCAAGGCCTTTGGATTAGATAGCAGTTCGGTTAAAGTTGAGAAATTCCCGATGGTCTTTACTCCTCCTAAGGAACTTGAATTGAAACGGGTAGACTAA
- the purH gene encoding bifunctional phosphoribosylaminoimidazolecarboxamide formyltransferase/IMP cyclohydrolase, whose product MKTTKTIKSALVSVYYKDNLEPIIKKLHALGVQLYSTGGTLSFIEKLNIPVTAVDSVTSYPEIFGGRVKTLHPAIFGGILNRRDNSSDVAEKITHNIPDIDLVIVDLYPFEETVLAGGTETDIIEKIDIGGISLIRAAAKNFNDVVIISSRADYDLLLNLLNSKNGSTELSDRKHFAAKAFATSSHYDTAIFNYFNQTEALPLFRQSIQNSQILRYGENPHQKGTFFGNLNQMFEKLHGKELSYNNLLDVDAAVALISDFEEPTFAILKHNNACGVASAKDIYQAYKDALAADPVSAFGGVLIGNRNIDIQTASEINKLFCEVVIAPSFDQEALDILKSKPNRILLKQNKIELSKYSFRTLLNGVIQQDKDLKTETSSDLSNATTKTPSERETEDLLFANKLVKHTKSNTIVFVKNKMLLASGTGQTSRVDALRQAVQKANSFGFDLKGAVMASDAFFPFPDCVELAHQAGISAVIQPGGSIKDKESIDFCNKAGMAMVITGVRHFKH is encoded by the coding sequence ATGAAAACAACAAAAACAATTAAGAGCGCATTAGTATCAGTATACTATAAAGACAATCTCGAACCAATAATAAAAAAATTACATGCATTGGGTGTACAACTTTACAGTACAGGAGGAACTCTATCATTTATTGAAAAATTAAACATTCCGGTAACTGCAGTTGATTCGGTTACTTCATATCCGGAAATATTCGGAGGAAGGGTAAAAACGCTTCACCCCGCAATTTTTGGTGGAATATTAAACAGAAGAGATAATTCATCTGATGTAGCTGAAAAAATTACACATAACATTCCGGATATAGATTTAGTGATTGTAGATTTATATCCATTTGAAGAAACAGTATTGGCTGGCGGTACAGAAACTGATATAATTGAAAAAATAGATATTGGTGGTATTTCACTCATTAGAGCAGCTGCTAAAAATTTTAACGATGTAGTTATTATTTCTTCCAGAGCAGATTATGATTTATTACTTAACCTGCTTAATTCAAAAAACGGGAGCACCGAATTATCTGATCGAAAACATTTTGCCGCAAAAGCTTTTGCCACCTCATCCCACTACGATACCGCAATTTTTAATTATTTTAATCAAACAGAAGCTTTACCACTATTCAGACAAAGCATTCAGAATTCGCAAATCTTACGATATGGCGAAAACCCGCATCAAAAAGGAACATTCTTTGGCAATTTAAATCAAATGTTTGAAAAATTACACGGCAAAGAATTATCGTATAATAATTTGCTGGATGTTGATGCTGCAGTTGCTTTAATTTCTGACTTTGAGGAGCCAACCTTTGCTATTCTTAAACACAATAATGCTTGCGGCGTGGCTAGTGCTAAAGACATTTATCAAGCATACAAAGATGCACTAGCTGCTGATCCGGTTTCTGCATTTGGAGGAGTTTTAATTGGAAACAGAAATATTGATATACAAACAGCTTCTGAAATAAATAAATTGTTTTGCGAAGTTGTTATTGCACCTTCCTTTGATCAAGAAGCACTCGACATATTAAAATCCAAACCCAATCGCATATTATTAAAACAAAATAAAATTGAATTAAGTAAGTATTCGTTCAGAACTTTATTGAACGGAGTAATTCAACAAGATAAGGATTTGAAAACGGAAACTTCTTCAGATTTAAGCAATGCAACAACCAAAACTCCTTCTGAAAGAGAAACAGAAGATTTACTTTTCGCCAATAAATTAGTTAAACATACTAAATCCAACACCATAGTTTTTGTAAAAAATAAAATGTTGCTGGCTAGTGGCACCGGACAAACTTCAAGAGTAGATGCCTTGCGCCAGGCTGTTCAAAAAGCAAATAGTTTTGGGTTTGATTTAAAAGGAGCCGTAATGGCCAGTGATGCATTTTTTCCTTTTCCTGATTGTGTTGAGTTAGCTCATCAGGCCGGAATAAGTGCCGTAATTCAACCCGGCGGTTCCATCAAGGATAAGGAAAGTATTGACTTTTGCAATA
- a CDS encoding integration host factor subunit beta: MTKADIVNEISEKTGIEKMTVQATVEAFMKTIRNSMVDGKNVYLRGFGTFVVKKRAEKIGRNISKNTTVVIPAHFVPAFKPAKTFSDRVKRNVKTAEPEPKNND; encoded by the coding sequence ATGACAAAAGCAGACATCGTAAACGAAATCTCGGAAAAAACAGGAATTGAGAAAATGACCGTACAAGCTACCGTTGAGGCATTTATGAAAACCATTCGTAACTCTATGGTAGATGGGAAAAATGTTTATCTACGTGGTTTTGGAACATTTGTAGTGAAAAAACGCGCAGAAAAAATCGGAAGAAATATTTCAAAAAACACAACTGTTGTAATTCCAGCTCATTTCGTTCCGGCATTTAAACCTGCAAAAACTTTTAGTGACAGAGTGAAGCGTAATGTGAAAACAGCTGAACCAGAACCAAAAAACAATGATTAA
- a CDS encoding Rne/Rng family ribonuclease, translated as MNYELIINSTPNEVVIALLSDKRLVELHREKNNSRFSVGDIYLGKAKKVMTGLNAAFIDVGYEKDAFLHYLDLGHQAKSFIKYVELIQSGKQNVGNLMYFKNESDIKKEGKINDIIKSGQNILVQVAKEPISAKGPRVTTEISLAGRYLVLIPFSDKISVSSKIRNNDEKHRLKDLMHSIKPKNFGVIVRTVAENKSVAELEGDLNDLIKRWEDCHQMLKTSQPPIRVLGEVDRSNAILRDFLNASFNAIHVNNQETYDDLKTYLQNIAPDRLDILKLYTGKPPIFDAFGVEKQIKSLFGKTVHMKSGAYLVIEHTEALHVFDVNSGNRAKSDHTQEQNALEVNIEAAKEVARQLKLRDMGGIIVVDFIDLHGPENRKLLFDTLKEEMRSDRAKHNILPPSKFGLIQITRQRLRPEVNVEVLETCPSCGGTGKVQPTLIFVDQLENTLRYIIKDQNQSNITLQVHPFIEAYINQGGWFKTLKWKWYKEFKQKVKVEPMTAFGILEYKFFNKNGEEIVL; from the coding sequence GTGAATTACGAATTAATCATTAATTCAACGCCAAACGAAGTTGTTATCGCTTTATTAAGTGATAAAAGACTTGTAGAACTACATAGAGAAAAAAATAATTCTCGATTCTCGGTTGGCGACATATACCTTGGCAAAGCCAAAAAAGTAATGACCGGCCTAAACGCTGCCTTCATTGACGTAGGATATGAAAAAGATGCGTTTCTTCATTATTTAGACCTTGGGCATCAGGCTAAATCTTTTATAAAATATGTTGAACTTATTCAAAGCGGAAAACAAAATGTAGGAAACCTCATGTATTTTAAAAATGAGTCCGACATTAAAAAAGAAGGAAAGATTAATGATATCATTAAATCAGGTCAGAATATATTGGTTCAAGTAGCAAAAGAACCCATCAGCGCGAAAGGCCCAAGAGTCACTACTGAAATAAGTTTGGCAGGCCGTTATTTGGTTCTTATTCCTTTTTCCGATAAAATCTCGGTTTCTTCTAAAATAAGAAACAACGATGAAAAACATCGTTTAAAAGATTTAATGCATTCCATCAAACCGAAAAATTTTGGTGTAATCGTAAGAACAGTTGCCGAAAATAAAAGTGTTGCCGAGCTTGAAGGTGATTTAAATGATTTGATTAAACGATGGGAAGACTGTCACCAAATGCTTAAAACATCACAACCTCCAATTCGCGTGCTTGGGGAAGTAGACAGATCAAATGCCATACTTCGTGATTTTTTAAACGCTTCCTTTAATGCTATTCACGTGAATAATCAGGAAACGTATGACGATTTAAAAACCTATTTGCAAAATATCGCTCCGGATCGACTTGACATTCTGAAACTTTATACAGGGAAACCTCCAATTTTTGATGCCTTTGGTGTAGAAAAACAAATTAAAAGTTTATTCGGAAAAACGGTACACATGAAGAGCGGTGCATATTTGGTAATTGAACACACTGAAGCACTACACGTTTTTGATGTGAACAGTGGGAATCGTGCAAAAAGCGATCATACTCAAGAACAAAATGCATTAGAAGTAAACATTGAAGCTGCCAAAGAAGTAGCGCGTCAGTTAAAATTACGCGATATGGGCGGAATCATTGTAGTAGATTTTATTGATTTACACGGACCTGAAAACAGAAAACTACTTTTTGATACCCTAAAAGAAGAAATGCGAAGCGACAGAGCTAAGCACAATATTTTGCCTCCTAGTAAATTTGGTCTTATTCAAATCACCAGACAAAGATTGCGTCCGGAAGTAAATGTTGAAGTATTAGAAACTTGTCCAAGTTGCGGAGGAACCGGCAAGGTTCAACCTACACTTATTTTCGTGGACCAATTAGAAAACACATTGCGATACATCATTAAAGATCAAAATCAATCCAATATTACTTTACAAGTTCATCCTTTTATCGAAGCCTATATTAATCAAGGTGGTTGGTTTAAAACTTTGAAATGGAAGTGGTATAAAGAATTTAAGCAAAAAGTGAAGGTTGAACCCATGACGGCTTTTGGTATACTCGAATACAAATTCTTCAATAAAAACGGTGAAGAAATTGTACTATAA
- a CDS encoding tetratricopeptide repeat protein produces the protein MSAKLTKIILVIGAIILSVLLFIAPKTKALSNSDSINKNNSKSELNIESSNLNIYLNLATKNLSPDLSSLITKFLKEKQIDSLILFWDKQRRPDLAAHFAEEKSKSTNISSDWVKAGDRYYYATQFSEDKSEIPVLFNCAMRCYTNGLKIEPSNTDAKIMLASCYVEGSTDPMKGISLLKEVESKDSNNVKLQLSFAFFSVKSGQLEKAEKRFQKVLKIDSSYIEAYLHLADLYEQQGKTNLTIKALEKYGAKTGDPTSKAEIYKYIEQLKKTQASTPE, from the coding sequence ATGAGCGCTAAGCTGACAAAAATTATTTTAGTTATTGGCGCTATTATTTTATCCGTTCTTTTATTTATTGCCCCTAAAACAAAAGCACTTTCGAATAGTGATTCAATTAACAAGAATAATTCGAAATCTGAATTAAATATTGAAAGCTCTAATTTGAATATTTACTTAAACCTGGCGACAAAAAATTTATCCCCTGATTTAAGCAGTTTAATCACTAAATTTCTAAAAGAAAAGCAAATTGACAGTTTGATTCTATTTTGGGATAAACAACGAAGGCCGGATTTAGCAGCCCACTTTGCTGAAGAGAAAAGTAAATCTACCAACATTTCATCAGATTGGGTAAAAGCCGGCGACAGATACTATTACGCTACTCAGTTTTCAGAAGATAAAAGCGAAATCCCTGTACTTTTCAATTGCGCCATGAGGTGTTACACAAACGGTTTAAAAATTGAACCATCCAATACCGATGCGAAAATCATGCTGGCCAGTTGTTATGTGGAAGGATCAACAGATCCGATGAAAGGTATAAGCTTATTAAAAGAAGTAGAATCTAAAGACAGTAACAACGTTAAACTTCAATTAAGCTTTGCTTTCTTTTCGGTTAAAAGCGGACAGTTGGAAAAAGCCGAGAAACGCTTTCAAAAGGTTTTGAAAATTGACAGTTCTTATATTGAAGCTTATTTGCATTTAGCTGACTTATATGAACAGCAGGGGAAAACTAATTTAACAATTAAAGCTTTGGAAAAATACGGCGCCAAAACCGGCGACCCAACTTCAAAAGCCGAAATATATAAATACATTGAACAACTAAAAAAAACTCAGGCATCAACACCTGAATAA